TCGATCGGATACCCGGCACCCTGTGGGGGAGGTATCGCATGCCCTTCTGTCCTGTTGCTGACCTGGCGGCCCAATGGGTGCTGCTCGACGATCGCATTGCCGCCGACTGGCTGCCGGCCGACGACCCGGCCCTCTGCCTGGCGGCGGATGAACGGCGGCTGGCGATCGAGACCTCGGTCATGCATCTGCCCATCGCATCCGATGCGGGTGCGGCCTTCGTGGCCTGGCTGCTGGCGCTGCATGTGTCTCTGGCGGACGACGATGAGGAACCCGCCGAGCTGCGCGACCGCCACCGTCAGGCGGCGCTGGCCGGGGCGCGCAACCTGACGCGCTATCTGGCGACCAGGGCGATGATATGAGCCGCCGCAACATCAATCCTGCAGCGATCTGCGCGGGATCACGCCCCGATCGCCGCCTCGATCCGATCTGCCAGCCGCTCCGCCGCGCCGTCGTCGATATGGCGGCGGGCGATCAGGTGGCGGGGGATGCCGGCGGCGAGGCGGGCGGTGGCCTGCAGCAGGGGCGTGGCCTGCTCCATCGCATAGGCCATGCCGGCGCGGTAGAGATTGTCGCGCAGCTGGCCGGCGGCCTTCAGCCCCTTGAGCGGGATCAGTGCCTCGTCCGCCGGATCGTCGCAGCGGTCCAGATGGACAAGGGCGGCGAGCGGCAGGGGGGTGGTGTCGAAGGCGGGATCGACGGGCACGACGAATTTCTCGAGGTCGAAGACGCAGCGGTCGAGCGTGCTGGTATCGATGGCGCTGCGGCTGGCGGCATCCTGCCAGAGGCGCATGCGCGGATAGGCCGGCCAGGCCTGGGTGCCGCCGGCGGCCCGCCGCAGCACCGTGACGTCATCGGCCAGCATGCGATGGCCGCGGGCGAGCAGGGTGGCGGCGAGGGTGGATTTGCCGGCGCCCGACTGGCCGCAGAACGCCACCGCCGCATCGCCGAAGCGCAGTACGGCGGCATGCAGGATCACCTCGCCGCGCTGATGGCAGAGCGCGCCGAGCACCGGGCCCAGAAGATAGGTGTGGCAGTCGGCATCGTCTGGCGTGCCGGTATCGACCACGACCTCGCGGCCGTCGCGGACCAGGAAGACATGATGACCCTTGACGTCGATCCGCATCTCGCCGTCCGCAGAGATGGTAAACAGCGGGCGTTCCACGCGGATCTCGGCAAAGCGGGCGGGCACGGGCCCGCGGCGGATGGTGATATCGGCCGGCCGGTCGTCGCTCTCCGACTGCCCGGCCCCGGTCCATGGGGGCAGTTCAGGCAGG
The Tistrella mobilis DNA segment above includes these coding regions:
- a CDS encoding HPr kinase/phosphorylase, with protein sequence MDRRLFGWRIASEIPLPELPPWTGAGQSESDDRPADITIRRGPVPARFAEIRVERPLFTISADGEMRIDVKGHHVFLVRDGREVVVDTGTPDDADCHTYLLGPVLGALCHQRGEVILHAAVLRFGDAAVAFCGQSGAGKSTLAATLLARGHRMLADDVTVLRRAAGGTQAWPAYPRMRLWQDAASRSAIDTSTLDRCVFDLEKFVVPVDPAFDTTPLPLAALVHLDRCDDPADEALIPLKGLKAAGQLRDNLYRAGMAYAMEQATPLLQATARLAAGIPRHLIARRHIDDGAAERLADRIEAAIGA